TCGTTGGCCCCGCCGTCCTTGTGCGGCACCATGCGGACCACCGTGGTGCCCTGCATCTCCGCCTTGAAGGAGCAGCCGACGCCGCAATAGGCGCAGGTCGTGATGATGCTGTGCTCGCCCTGTCCCTGGGCGATGACCGACTTTTCCATCAGGGTCGCGGTCGGGCAGGCCTGCACGCAGGCGCCGCACGAGACGCATTCGGAGTCCATGAAGCTTTCCAGCGCCCCGGCCGACACCTTGCTGTCGAAGCCGCGGCCGTCGATGGTCAGGGCGAAGGTACCCTGGACCTCGCCGCAGGCCCGCACGCAGCGGGAGCAGGCGATGCATTTCGACGGGTCGAAGGTGAAGTACGGGTTGCTCTCGTCCTTCTCCGCCTTCAGGTGGTTCGCGCCGTCGAAGCCGTAGCGCACGCTGCGCAGCCCGACCGCGCCGGCCATGTCCTGGAGCTCGCAGGCGCCGTTGGCCGGGCAGGTCAGGCAGTCCAGCGGATGGTCGGAGATGTAGAGCTCCATCACCCCGCGCCGCAGCCGGCCGAGCCGGTTGTTCTGGGTCGAGACCTTCATGCCGGGGGAGACCGGCGTGGTGCAGGAGGCCGGCGTGCCGCGCCTGCCCTCGATCTCCACCATGCACAGCCGGCAGGAGCCGAAGGGCTCGACGGAATCGGTGGCGCACAGCTTGGGGATGTTGATGCCGGCCTCGGCGGCGGCGCGCATCACCGAGGTCCCTTCGGGAACGGTCACGCTGCGCCCGTCGATGTCGAGGGTCACCAGCGCTTCCGAGCGTCGCGCCGGGGTGCCGTAATCGATGTCCTGGATCGACGACATGGTCTGCTCCTTAATCCTGTCACTGGGCCGGTCGCCCGGCCGGTCACTGGGCCGGTCACTCGGCCGCGAGGGCGGCGGAGGGACGGGTGAAATCCTCGGGAAAATGCTTGAGCGCGCTGCGCACGGGGATCGGGGTCATGCCGCCCATGGCGCACAGCGAGCCGTCGGTCATGACCTCGCACAGGTCCTGGAGCAGCGTCAGGTTGCCGCCGACATCCTTCCCGGCGATGATCCGGTCCATGACCTCCACGCCGCGCACCGCGCCGATGCGGCAGGGCGTACACTTGCCGCAGGATTCGGCAGCGCAGAACTCCAGGGCGAAGCGCGCCTGCCGGGCCATGTCGACGCCGTCGTCGAACACGACGATGCCGCCATGGCCGACCATCGCCTCCTGCGCGGCGAAGGCCTCGTAGTCCTTGGGCAGGTCGAACAGGGAGGGCGGCAGGTAGGCGCCCAGCGGGCCGCCGGCCTGCACCGCCCGGATCGGCCGCCCGGTCCGCGTGCCGCCGCCGAAATCGTACAGCAGCTCGCGCAGGGTGATGCCGAACGCCTTCTCGACGATGCCGCCGTGCCGGATGTTGCCGGCCAGCTGGAACGCCAGCGTGCCGCGCGACCGCCCGACGCCGAAGTCGCGGTAGAAGGCCCCGCCCCTGTCCAGGATCACCGGCACAGAGGTCAGGGACAGCACGTTGTTGACCACGGTCGGCTTGCCGAACAGCCCTTCCAGCGCCGGCAGCGGAGGCTTGGCGCGGACCATGCCGCGCTTGCCCTCCAAGCTCTCCAGCATGGAGGTCTCCTCGCCGCAGATATAGGCGCCGGCGCCGACGCGGACCTCCAGGTGGAAGGTGTTCGCGGTGCCATGGATCCCCACGCCCAGCCAGCGCTCGTCATAGGCCAGCCGGATCGCCTCGCGCAGGGTGGCGATGGCATGGGGGTATTCGGACCGGATATAGACGAAGCCGTGGCGGGCACCGACCGCTATGGCGGCGATGGTCATGCCCTCGATCAGGCAGAACGGATCACCTTCCATGATCATGCGGTCGGCGAAGGTGCCGCTGTCGCCCTCGTCCGCGTTGCAGCAGACGAACTTCTCCGCGCCCGGCGCGTCGAGCACCGTCTTCCACTTTATGCCAGTCGGGAAGCCCGCCCCACCGCGGCCGCGCAGCCCGGACTCCGTGACCTCGGCGACGATCTCCGCCGGGGTCATGGCGAGCGCCCGCTCCAACCCGCGGAAACCGCCGTGGCGGCGGTAGTCCTCGACCGACAGGGGATCGATCACGCCGCAGCGGGCGAAGGTCAGCCGTTCCTGCCTCGCCAGGTAGGGGATTTCCTCGGTCGGCCCGTGCCCCAGGGGATGCTCGGCGCCGGCCAGGAAACCGGCGTCGAACAGGCTCGGCACGTCGCCGGGCGAGACCGGGCCGTAAGCGACCCGGCCGGCCGCCGTCTCGACCTCGACCAGCGGCTCCAGCCACAGCATGCCGCGCGACCCGTTGCGGACGATGCGGACGGGAAGGTCGCGCCGGACCGCCTCGGCGCGGATCGAAGCATCGACCTCGTCGGCACCGACCGACAGGGCCGCCGCGTCGCGGGGGATATAGACCGTGCATAGGGGGATCGTGTGCAGGGGGACGGTCATCGGGCGCCCTCCGCTTCCAGGGTCGCGGCGGCGATGGCGTCGAAGCGGCGGGCGTCGACGCGGCCGTACAGCGCCTCGTCCACCATGACCGCCGGGGCCAGCGCGCAGTTGCCCAGGCAGAACACGGACTCGAGGGTGAAGGCGTCGTCGGCGGTGGTCCCGCCCAGGGCGACGCCGAGGCGGCGGCGGACATGGTCGATCAGGCCGTCGGGGTCCATGGACTGGCAGGCTTCCGCCCGGCAGACCTTGACCGTGTGGCGGCCGGGACGGGTGCGCCGGAACTCGTGGTAGAACGACACCACCCCGTGGACGTCGGCCCGCGACAGGTTCAGCTCGCGGGCGAGCAGCGGGATCGCGTCCTCGTCGATGCAGCCGAACTCCTCCTGGAGGGCGTGAAGGATCGGCAGCAGGGCGCCCCGCATGTGCCGGTGGGCGGCGATGATGCCGGCGGCGCGTCCGGCGTCCCATGGAGATCGAGCGTTCATGTTCCCCTCCCGCGCGGCCGGTTCGCGGCGACCGCTTATTCTCGGTTGATCCATCCACGGGCAGGGTGGCGGATCCGGGAGAGGTTCGGCAAATTTGATTTATCGATAGGCCGATAGGGTTTCGCTATCGCAGCCAGAGCGCCTGCGTCTCCTCGGCCAGGGCGCGCAGGCGCTGGGCCAGCCCGTCCTCGGCGGCGACGGCGGCGAGCGCGCTCGCCAGGGG
This Skermanella mucosa DNA region includes the following protein-coding sequences:
- a CDS encoding formate dehydrogenase beta subunit produces the protein MTVPLHTIPLCTVYIPRDAAALSVGADEVDASIRAEAVRRDLPVRIVRNGSRGMLWLEPLVEVETAAGRVAYGPVSPGDVPSLFDAGFLAGAEHPLGHGPTEEIPYLARQERLTFARCGVIDPLSVEDYRRHGGFRGLERALAMTPAEIVAEVTESGLRGRGGAGFPTGIKWKTVLDAPGAEKFVCCNADEGDSGTFADRMIMEGDPFCLIEGMTIAAIAVGARHGFVYIRSEYPHAIATLREAIRLAYDERWLGVGIHGTANTFHLEVRVGAGAYICGEETSMLESLEGKRGMVRAKPPLPALEGLFGKPTVVNNVLSLTSVPVILDRGGAFYRDFGVGRSRGTLAFQLAGNIRHGGIVEKAFGITLRELLYDFGGGTRTGRPIRAVQAGGPLGAYLPPSLFDLPKDYEAFAAQEAMVGHGGIVVFDDGVDMARQARFALEFCAAESCGKCTPCRIGAVRGVEVMDRIIAGKDVGGNLTLLQDLCEVMTDGSLCAMGGMTPIPVRSALKHFPEDFTRPSAALAAE
- a CDS encoding formate dehydrogenase subunit gamma: MNARSPWDAGRAAGIIAAHRHMRGALLPILHALQEEFGCIDEDAIPLLARELNLSRADVHGVVSFYHEFRRTRPGRHTVKVCRAEACQSMDPDGLIDHVRRRLGVALGGTTADDAFTLESVFCLGNCALAPAVMVDEALYGRVDARRFDAIAAATLEAEGAR